GAAGGAAATATAAAAGGTAATATTGCACTTACAGAATTTAGCAATAAACCCCATCTATATGCAGTTGCTCCATTAGAAGGTTTAAGCGGTGAAATTATGATTTGGGACTCTATCCCTTACATTAGTTTTATTCGCAATAATTCTGTTGTAGTTGAAAAATCATTTGATAAAAAAGCTATTTTTATGGTTTGGGCAGAGGTTTCTGATTGGCAAGAAATAGCTATTACAAATATTAAAAGTTATTCTGAGTTAGAAAAGTTTGTAGCTCAAAGTGCAAAAAGTGCCAATATAGATATAAATAAACCTTTCCCTTTTTTACTCAAAGGTTGTCCATTAAAAGTTAATTGGCATATTAATAATTATGTTTCTGACAACACCCCTGTTAGTCAAGAAAAACATAACCAATCTAAGTTTAAGAGTGTTTTAGAACAAGAAAAAGTAGAAATACTTGGGTTTTACTCTGATAAACACCAAGGAATATTTACTCATCACTCATCTAACACTCATATGCATGTGAGAAATCAGACAGGGGATATTATAGGACATATTGATGATATTACGTTAGGTGATCAAATGTCGCTTTATTTACCAAAATAATAATTTATTTTAGCCTTAAGCTTTTGAATTTATTAAGAATAGGAACAGTTATTGCGTATCTTAAAGTCATAAATAAGCTCTTTTAAGTTTCCAATTAATAAGTTAGAAAGGAGGAACATTATGAAAGTCTTATTAGCAGTAGATGGCTCACCTTGTAGTGATGCTGCTATTGATGAAGTAGCACAACGGCCTTGGCCGGAAGGCACTGAAATTATGGTTTTAAGTGTTGTTCATATAATTTCAGATTGGCCTGATCCAATATTTTTTGGTGTTCGTATGATGGCTTATGAGCAACACAGAAAAGAAGCTAGAGATAATATAGATAAAGCTACAACAAAATTAATAGAAACTTTTGGTAATGAAAATTTCCCCATAATTGGTGAAATTTTAGAAGGCTCTCCTAAGAAATTAATTGTTGAAGAAGCTGAAAATTGGGGAGCAGATTTGATAATTTTAGGTTCACATGGTCGTGGTGCAGTAGGAAAAACTTTTTTAGGTTCAGTATCCTTAGCAGTTATTTCACATGCAAAATGTTCAGTTGAAGTTGTGCGTTTAAAAGCCAATAACTGTAGCGGCATAGTTACTTAACTTTTAATCTTTAACTCAAAAAGAGTTAGTGAATAATATTGCTAACTCTTTCTGTTTTGTAACTCCTACCCAAATATAGGTTTATGTCCAACTAAGTTTGAATCAGGGTAAACTACTTTTTTTAGTTTTTTGATATTTCCCTTTAGCATGGATGTAACAAAGTATTGGGAAAGTTATTCTTGAAAGTAGTAATGATGCCACTTCACCAGCCATTAATGAAAGAGCTAAACCTTGGAAAAAGGTCAAACAAAATTTTTGAAGTACCTACAATAACTACTCATTGGGCGAAACCTAACTGCACCAGCATCAATTGCAGCTTCGCTTAATGGCATACCTTCCTTAAGTCTTAACTCTATAAAATCTACCAAAATAATAGAATTTCTTACTACAATACTGGCTCTAGCAATAAAACCTATCATTAATTTAGCCTGATTCGTACCTAGTTTTTAATAAATAGCGAAAAAAAGTGAAGAACCCACCGCAAGCAGTGGGACATTCAGAGCGTGTCTCATAAAATTTGCTGGACGTGTTGCCTCTTCTAATGAAATTAAAGAAATATTAAGTCAATGTCTGGTTAAATAACCACTTAGTCTAATTGTCCTTAAGCTCTATACTTCTATCAGTTGTAAAGCTATAAATAAGTCTTGTACATTAAGAAAACAGCAACAAAAAATAGCTACTGGTATAAACTAAAAATTCCAAATAATAAGGTAAATTTTATGATTGAAATAAAAGTGCCTGCTTCATCGGCAAACTTAGGAGCAGGTTTTGACTGTTTTGGTTTAGCTTTAGAGCTTTTTCTAACACTAGAAATTAACTTTTCAGAAAGTTGGAAAGTAGAACTCTTTGGTCAAGGAGCAAACACACTTCCAACAACGGAAAAAAACTTAATTCTAAAAGTAGCTCAATTTGTTGCTGATGGCGAGGGGATAACTTTACCTGCACTTCATATAAAAATAGATAATCAAATTCCACTAGCTAGGGGGCTAGGCAGCAGTGCAGCAGCCATTGTTGCAGGTATTAGCCTTGTAGAAGCAATATTAGAAAAAGAATTTGCTACAAGTAAGTTTTTTCATTATGCAAAAGCCTTTGAAAACCATTTTGATAATACTTCTGCTGCTCGTTATGGTGGTTTTACTTTAGCACTTGAAAGTAACCAAGATGATATTTTGATACTTAAACAAGCTTGGCCTGAAAAAATAAAAACTCTGGTGACAATTCCAAATTTTCAATTAAATACTGAAAAAGCCCGCAGTGTGTTGCCTGCAAGTTATTCCCGCAAGGATGCTGTCTTTAACCTACAACATGCACTACTTTTTCAAGCAGCATTAATGCAGGAAAAATATGATTTAATTGGCGAAGCTATTTTGGATTGTTGGCATCAACCCTTCCGCGCTCCCCTTGTACCAGGTCTTGAGCAAGCTTTAAGATTAAAGATTCCTGGGCTTTTGGGAAC
The window above is part of the Blastocatellia bacterium genome. Proteins encoded here:
- a CDS encoding acetolactate decarboxylase, translating into MNTPTKSTEQISFTLEHQGAMRDMFLEGNIKGNIALTEFSNKPHLYAVAPLEGLSGEIMIWDSIPYISFIRNNSVVVEKSFDKKAIFMVWAEVSDWQEIAITNIKSYSELEKFVAQSAKSANIDINKPFPFLLKGCPLKVNWHINNYVSDNTPVSQEKHNQSKFKSVLEQEKVEILGFYSDKHQGIFTHHSSNTHMHVRNQTGDIIGHIDDITLGDQMSLYLPK
- a CDS encoding universal stress protein is translated as MKVLLAVDGSPCSDAAIDEVAQRPWPEGTEIMVLSVVHIISDWPDPIFFGVRMMAYEQHRKEARDNIDKATTKLIETFGNENFPIIGEILEGSPKKLIVEEAENWGADLIILGSHGRGAVGKTFLGSVSLAVISHAKCSVEVVRLKANNCSGIVT
- a CDS encoding homoserine kinase codes for the protein MIEIKVPASSANLGAGFDCFGLALELFLTLEINFSESWKVELFGQGANTLPTTEKNLILKVAQFVADGEGITLPALHIKIDNQIPLARGLGSSAAAIVAGISLVEAILEKEFATSKFFHYAKAFENHFDNTSAARYGGFTLALESNQDDILILKQAWPEKIKTLVTIPNFQLNTEKARSVLPASYSRKDAVFNLQHALLFQAALMQEKYDLIGEAILDCWHQPFRAPLVPGLEQALRLKIPGLLGTALSGSGPTLLALITENFDEIAKNLVKIFAQHNIDAETKLLSVDKQGRTIKQY